The Palleronia sp. THAF1 genome contains the following window.
AAAGGAAGCCGCGCAATCGCTGGCTTTCGGGCGCGCCGAACAACCGCTCCGGCGTGCCTTCCTCTTCGATCAGGCCTTGGTGCAGAAAGATGACTTGATCCGAGCAATCGCGTGCCATGCCCATATCGTGCGTGACAAGGATCATCGTCCGCCCTTCCTCTGCCAATGCCTTGATGACGCGCACGACTTCCTGCTCAAGCTCCGGGTCCAGCGCCGATGTCGGCTCGTCAAACAGCAGCGCGCGCGGCTCCATCGCCAAGGCGCGTGCGATGGCGGCGCGCTGTTGCTGGCCGCCGGACAGTTCGGCGGGATAGCGGTCGGCCTTGTCGCCGATGCCCACCTTATCCAGATAGGCGCGCGCCGTCGTCTCGACCTCTGCGCGGTCGCGTTTCAGAACATGCACGGGGGCTTCCATGACATTCTGCAGGATCGTCATATGCGCCCACAGATTGAACTGCTGGAAGACCATCGACAGGTTGGTGCGAATGCGCGTGACCTGCTTAGGATCGGCGGGGCGGCGGTCGTGGCCTGTGCCGGTCCAGGCGACCGGCTCGCCCTCGAACGCGATTTCGCCCGACTGGCTGTCTTCCAGCAGGTTGCAGCAGCGCAGCAGGGTGGATTTGCCCGACCCCGACGACCCGATCAGCGACACGACGTGTCCCTTCGGCGCGGTCAGGTCGACGCCTTTGAGCACCTCTAGCGCGCCGTAGCTTTTGTGCAGATCGCGGATCGAAAGAACGGCTGTCACGGGATAGGGGCCTTTGGCTTGGAAACAGGTCGCGCGATTAGGCGGGAAGGCGCGGCGAATTGCAACGCAAGCCATAGACGGCAGCGCCAAGATCGACGACCCCGTGCAGACCCAACGTGTCGCGCTCGGCTTGTGTCAGACTCACTTGGCGTCGTGAAGCGTGTCGCGCAATTCGGTTGCGCCCATGCCCTCCCGCA
Protein-coding sequences here:
- a CDS encoding ABC transporter ATP-binding protein; the protein is MTAVLSIRDLHKSYGALEVLKGVDLTAPKGHVVSLIGSSGSGKSTLLRCCNLLEDSQSGEIAFEGEPVAWTGTGHDRRPADPKQVTRIRTNLSMVFQQFNLWAHMTILQNVMEAPVHVLKRDRAEVETTARAYLDKVGIGDKADRYPAELSGGQQQRAAIARALAMEPRALLFDEPTSALDPELEQEVVRVIKALAEEGRTMILVTHDMGMARDCSDQVIFLHQGLIEEEGTPERLFGAPESQRLRGFLSSTVDA